One part of the Teredinibacter purpureus genome encodes these proteins:
- a CDS encoding PD-(D/E)XK nuclease family protein, protein MTLFDSIDASEVLVLTPNLRLQRKFSKAYGMAQQEKGMSSWRSPQAYALDSWLTDQWCELQDQGYTPAASKVLVDQNQLHALWSLIISNDSTHQMDVINPSSLTAPAISAQRTMDMWDIENYDFLDGQTLETESFRRWQSEALMMIERRHWVTPEGRTKLIIKAIQDGHIPIPPQTVLFSFDEIPPLFESLFNAIQNIGAVITTIDSRATPDNLCKVPVKERADQYTLAARWAKAALELDENATVAIVCPELSDHRGEMEEAFARVFEPQYLLPQTPRYTLPFNFSAGVPLSGVPLIKDALDFLSLGKANASLSSISALLRSPYIGSSEAELVTRTKFDLKLKNGHSGTLNLDGLLQTGSCPAEFAKHIGNFLIHTVNAPHKQKPSQWAFHFGKALETLGWPGNRNLDSEEYQALTHWHDQLDLLSKLDLVHTECSRNKALSLLRQCIGRTVFQPETADSPIQILGILEAAGLNFDYVWVMDLNDDIWPQAPKPNPFIPISSQKSLGMPHSSGERELAFSKQILDRLISGGREVIMSYAEWDNDKELRYSSLIHEFKTVTMDGLPLASVDDYGQLLLGAAEFYPIQDGQIPIADLSEVKGGTGIFTAQAGCPFSSFAKYRLKSSEMPSISLGLNHLERGDLIHHTLEFLWKKLISQENLHNLSPEEQDLLVNEAIDFSVFWLKGKRKDLGDRLISIEKQRLYHVITEWLVVEKKRAPFIVSECESRIKTSVGGLPITVRRDRVDEIDGKRFHIDYKTGRAAISNWAGERPDAPQIPLYAITDDKPNTGVAFGLVRRGESSIKGISENGDVSAGVIPADALKVDLPHTWDAIKTQWKVSLESLAKEFIDGVATVSPKNKNTCVNCHLSTLCRI, encoded by the coding sequence TTGACACTTTTTGATTCTATAGATGCATCAGAGGTATTAGTGCTCACCCCTAACCTGAGACTGCAGCGAAAGTTCAGTAAAGCCTACGGTATGGCACAGCAAGAAAAGGGGATGTCTTCATGGCGATCTCCTCAGGCATACGCCTTAGACTCATGGCTCACCGATCAGTGGTGTGAGCTTCAAGATCAGGGATACACCCCCGCCGCCAGTAAAGTCCTTGTGGATCAGAACCAGCTACACGCCTTATGGTCTTTGATTATATCTAACGATTCCACCCACCAAATGGATGTTATCAACCCAAGTTCTTTAACCGCTCCGGCCATCAGCGCTCAACGCACTATGGATATGTGGGATATTGAGAATTACGACTTCTTGGATGGGCAGACTTTAGAGACGGAGTCATTTAGACGATGGCAATCCGAAGCATTGATGATGATTGAGAGGCGTCACTGGGTTACTCCAGAAGGGCGAACTAAACTTATCATCAAAGCCATTCAAGACGGGCATATTCCAATCCCCCCTCAGACCGTTCTATTTTCCTTTGACGAGATACCGCCGTTGTTTGAATCGCTATTTAATGCCATTCAAAACATTGGCGCGGTAATAACAACGATCGATAGCCGCGCCACTCCTGACAACCTGTGTAAGGTTCCAGTCAAAGAACGTGCGGATCAGTATACCCTTGCCGCTCGTTGGGCCAAGGCCGCTCTTGAATTAGACGAAAATGCAACAGTCGCAATTGTTTGCCCTGAGCTTTCCGATCACAGGGGGGAAATGGAGGAAGCGTTTGCCCGAGTGTTTGAACCTCAATACCTTCTACCTCAAACACCCAGGTACACCCTACCCTTTAACTTTTCTGCCGGTGTCCCATTAAGCGGGGTACCACTCATTAAAGATGCTCTCGATTTCCTTAGCCTAGGTAAAGCTAACGCCTCACTGTCATCGATATCTGCTTTGCTTCGTTCGCCATATATTGGAAGCTCGGAAGCTGAATTGGTAACCAGAACCAAGTTTGATCTGAAGCTAAAAAATGGTCACTCAGGCACCTTGAACCTAGACGGGCTCTTACAGACAGGGAGCTGCCCTGCAGAATTTGCCAAACATATTGGAAACTTCCTTATACATACGGTCAATGCACCCCATAAGCAAAAGCCATCCCAATGGGCTTTCCATTTTGGAAAGGCACTTGAAACGCTTGGGTGGCCAGGTAATCGAAATCTGGATTCGGAGGAATACCAAGCCCTAACTCATTGGCATGACCAGCTTGATCTGTTATCTAAGCTCGATTTAGTTCATACCGAATGCAGCAGAAATAAAGCGTTAAGTCTCTTACGCCAATGCATTGGCCGAACTGTCTTCCAACCTGAGACTGCAGACTCACCAATACAGATACTTGGTATTCTCGAGGCGGCTGGCTTAAATTTTGATTACGTGTGGGTAATGGATCTAAATGATGACATTTGGCCTCAGGCACCAAAACCAAACCCCTTCATACCTATTTCTTCGCAAAAGTCATTAGGGATGCCCCATTCTTCCGGAGAGAGAGAGTTGGCCTTTAGCAAGCAGATATTAGACCGGCTAATATCGGGCGGCAGAGAAGTCATTATGAGCTATGCGGAGTGGGATAATGACAAAGAACTACGTTATAGCAGCCTAATACATGAATTCAAGACCGTCACTATGGACGGCCTACCTCTTGCCTCTGTCGATGACTATGGTCAGTTACTCTTAGGCGCGGCAGAATTCTATCCAATACAAGACGGTCAAATCCCGATTGCTGACTTAAGCGAAGTAAAAGGTGGTACCGGGATCTTCACGGCGCAAGCCGGTTGTCCGTTCAGCTCTTTTGCAAAATATCGCTTAAAATCTTCGGAGATGCCATCTATATCGCTCGGGTTGAATCATCTTGAACGAGGCGACCTGATACACCACACGTTAGAATTCCTTTGGAAAAAGCTAATTTCCCAGGAGAACCTTCACAATTTAAGCCCTGAGGAACAAGACCTCCTTGTGAACGAAGCAATAGACTTTTCGGTTTTTTGGTTAAAAGGAAAACGAAAGGATCTCGGAGACCGCCTTATTTCCATCGAAAAACAGCGCTTGTATCATGTTATAACAGAATGGCTTGTAGTTGAGAAAAAGCGAGCTCCATTTATTGTTTCTGAGTGTGAATCAAGAATCAAAACCTCTGTCGGCGGACTTCCAATTACAGTTAGAAGAGATAGGGTTGACGAAATAGATGGGAAGCGATTTCACATCGACTATAAAACTGGTAGAGCGGCCATATCGAATTGGGCCGGCGAACGCCCAGACGCCCCGCAGATCCCTCTTTACGCTATCACCGATGATAAACCCAACACGGGAGTAGCTTTTGGTTTGGTGCGCCGTGGTGAGTC
- a CDS encoding acyltransferase family protein codes for MNKIGSLEGLRGLAALVVVNEHLLKLFFVMAFSDSAMRNGGVLGSLSFPPMNLFHNGAWAVCVFFVLSGYVLSQSFFSKKRGEYKEIVGKVVARYFRLAVPITGSLLLVWIVMSINGIYFGEVLGITHSNEVDQYASLPLLSDLFKQGFGSALFLNDYAYNPPLWTMSVEMIASIGIFIIHMVFLSFVNHKHAFLVRLAMYLGLVTILFPTMYTGFILGMLICDCKNNKRADTFLAKYAKIWAPLAICTGIFLCGYMIRGLYTNPYSIVTFNEFNPYHEYLYNTWGAFFLVFGISYSKQISKLLSGSYLIALGKISFPLYLTHYIVISSFTSYVYLALPIDSHYYKAVIAIALSLPAMFVVAYVFEKLINEPTVVYSRKITSRFRSTFASSPEKKDVLMQPGLNG; via the coding sequence GTGAATAAAATTGGATCTTTAGAAGGGCTAAGGGGCTTAGCAGCACTTGTAGTAGTTAACGAGCATCTATTGAAGCTATTTTTTGTGATGGCTTTTTCCGATTCGGCCATGCGGAATGGGGGTGTACTCGGTAGTCTTTCATTCCCCCCAATGAACCTATTTCACAATGGAGCATGGGCCGTGTGCGTGTTCTTCGTTCTATCTGGTTATGTTCTAAGTCAATCTTTTTTCTCAAAAAAACGAGGAGAGTATAAAGAAATAGTAGGCAAGGTGGTGGCGAGGTATTTTCGGTTAGCAGTACCTATAACCGGGAGTTTGCTGCTCGTGTGGATAGTCATGTCCATTAACGGAATATACTTCGGAGAGGTTTTGGGCATCACTCACTCCAACGAAGTCGATCAATATGCTTCTTTACCTTTATTGTCAGATTTGTTTAAGCAAGGCTTCGGTAGCGCTCTATTCTTGAATGATTATGCGTACAACCCACCCCTCTGGACGATGAGCGTAGAAATGATTGCATCGATTGGAATATTTATCATTCACATGGTGTTTCTTTCATTTGTAAATCATAAGCATGCTTTTCTTGTAAGGTTAGCAATGTACCTCGGGCTCGTGACCATTTTGTTCCCCACTATGTACACAGGCTTTATCCTTGGGATGCTTATATGTGATTGCAAGAACAATAAGCGAGCTGACACGTTTCTAGCTAAGTACGCGAAAATATGGGCGCCTTTAGCAATTTGCACTGGGATTTTTTTGTGTGGATATATGATTCGGGGCCTATACACAAATCCATATAGTATTGTGACCTTTAATGAGTTTAACCCTTACCATGAATATTTATACAACACATGGGGTGCATTCTTCCTTGTTTTTGGAATCTCTTACTCAAAACAAATAAGCAAGTTACTTAGTGGGTCGTATCTAATAGCCCTTGGGAAGATCTCTTTCCCCTTGTATCTTACCCACTACATTGTTATAAGCAGTTTTACATCGTATGTTTATCTGGCCCTGCCTATTGACAGTCATTATTATAAGGCTGTAATTGCAATTGCATTATCTCTACCAGCTATGTTTGTTGTAGCGTACGTATTTGAGAAATTAATTAACGAACCAACAGTCGTTTATTCGAGAAAAATTACAAGTCGTTTTAGATCTACCTTTGCATCGAGCCCAGAAAAAAAAGATGTTTTAATGCAACCAGGACTAAATGGATGA
- a CDS encoding FtsH/Yme1/Tma family ATP-dependent metallopeptidase, producing the protein MFLFGAVFITAALGDEQFNKHILAVTSPHTEILLKSFNTAFILSILYWFSVNIISALYGRQCTRSLDDGMPMAAACLSSPREKKPLTEERVSRVAYHEAGHLLATRYFNRKPNKLSAQVKVFEEPTLGSVSYEFDDDFICTIHAHEAAMKVSLAGALAEEITYGDCQVGTQTDNQRWERQARNMLSAFVSDYHWFHSVTNEYEARVNSNTLVEIKKSITAEVSEMLAENKNLLDEAAKYLEVNGESDGDALHDFVARVDI; encoded by the coding sequence ATGTTTCTATTTGGTGCGGTATTCATTACAGCTGCTTTAGGCGACGAACAGTTTAATAAGCACATCCTAGCGGTTACCAGCCCACATACCGAGATACTGCTTAAATCATTTAATACCGCATTTATTCTATCGATACTATATTGGTTTTCGGTAAATATTATCAGTGCTTTATATGGGCGCCAATGTACGCGGTCGCTTGATGATGGAATGCCGATGGCTGCAGCGTGTCTATCCTCTCCTCGAGAAAAAAAACCATTAACAGAAGAACGAGTTTCGAGAGTTGCTTATCATGAGGCCGGCCACCTTCTAGCCACTCGGTATTTCAACAGAAAACCTAATAAGCTGTCGGCACAGGTTAAGGTGTTTGAAGAACCTACTTTAGGTAGTGTTAGTTATGAATTCGACGATGATTTCATCTGTACAATACATGCTCATGAAGCGGCAATGAAGGTTTCGTTAGCCGGGGCATTAGCTGAAGAAATTACCTATGGAGATTGCCAGGTTGGTACTCAAACAGATAATCAAAGATGGGAGAGGCAAGCGAGAAATATGCTATCAGCATTTGTTAGTGATTATCATTGGTTTCATAGTGTCACGAATGAATATGAGGCTCGTGTAAATTCAAATACGTTGGTTGAAATTAAAAAAAGCATAACGGCCGAGGTCAGTGAAATGCTCGCCGAGAATAAAAATCTTTTAGATGAGGCGGCAAAATACCTTGAAGTGAATGGTGAATCCGACGGCGATGCACTCCATGACTTTGTGGCGCGAGTCGATATTTGA
- the recA gene encoding recombinase RecA, whose product MKSAISQNDNRSKALAAALGQIERQFGKGSVMKMGDRSALNVETVSTGALGLDVALGVGGLPYGRICEIYGPESSGKTTLTLSVIAEAQKTGKTCAFIDAEHALDPIYAEKLGVNIDDLIISQPDCGEQALEICDMLTRSGAVDVVIIDSVAALTPKAEIEGDMGDHHVGLQARLMSQALRKLTGNVKNANCLVIFINQIRMKIGVMFGNPETTTGGNSLKFYASVRLDIRRTGAVKEGDDTIGNETRVKVVKNKVAPPFKQAEFQIIYNKGINSEAEIVDFAVKDGIIDKSGAWYSYKGDKIGQGKANVCGFLIDNPETRAEIETAIREKYLPSKSSKQDQSQLPH is encoded by the coding sequence ATGAAAAGTGCAATTAGCCAAAACGATAATCGGTCCAAAGCCTTAGCGGCTGCTTTAGGTCAAATTGAGCGCCAGTTTGGAAAAGGATCAGTAATGAAAATGGGGGATCGATCGGCTTTAAACGTTGAAACCGTCTCCACTGGAGCGTTAGGTTTAGACGTCGCCCTAGGCGTGGGAGGACTTCCCTATGGACGAATTTGCGAAATCTATGGTCCTGAATCGTCCGGTAAAACCACATTAACTTTGAGCGTTATTGCAGAGGCGCAAAAAACTGGAAAGACATGTGCATTTATTGATGCTGAGCACGCGTTAGATCCAATTTATGCAGAGAAATTAGGCGTAAATATTGACGATTTAATTATTTCTCAGCCCGATTGCGGAGAACAAGCACTGGAAATATGTGACATGCTTACTCGCTCGGGTGCTGTAGATGTTGTCATTATCGACTCTGTTGCAGCGCTTACACCGAAAGCAGAAATTGAAGGGGATATGGGTGATCACCACGTTGGTCTTCAAGCACGTTTAATGTCTCAGGCATTGAGAAAATTAACAGGGAATGTTAAAAACGCCAATTGTTTAGTAATATTTATCAACCAAATTCGAATGAAAATTGGTGTAATGTTTGGTAATCCGGAAACTACCACGGGGGGGAACAGCTTAAAATTCTACGCTTCAGTAAGATTGGATATTCGTCGGACCGGTGCGGTTAAGGAGGGAGACGATACCATAGGTAATGAGACAAGAGTGAAAGTTGTAAAAAATAAGGTTGCTCCCCCATTTAAGCAGGCGGAATTCCAGATTATTTATAATAAAGGAATAAATAGTGAAGCAGAAATAGTAGATTTTGCTGTGAAAGATGGGATCATTGATAAATCCGGTGCCTGGTACTCATATAAAGGAGATAAGATTGGTCAAGGAAAGGCAAACGTATGTGGTTTTCTTATTGATAATCCCGAGACTAGGGCGGAAATTGAAACGGCAATACGTGAAAAATATCTCCCATCAAAATCCAGTAAACAAGATCAGAGTCAACTGCCTCACTAA